A single window of Marispirochaeta aestuarii DNA harbors:
- a CDS encoding SDR family NAD(P)-dependent oxidoreductase, producing the protein MAGIDGKTVFISGASSGIGRACAELFAAGGARLIISSRSIAGLKKVAEELSRKHGAEVHSLELDISDRRAVQDSIRSLPDEWKAVDILINNAGLALGMDKLQEGEFDDWETMIDTNVKGLLYLTRTIVPGMIERGGGQVINIGSTAGIAAYPRGAVYCATKAAVKILSDGLRMDTVDQPIRVSNIQPGMVETNFSNVRFKGDEQKAASVYRGIEALRPEDIADIALYAASVPEHVQICEVTVTPTNQATGGVMYKRS; encoded by the coding sequence ATGGCAGGAATTGACGGAAAGACAGTATTCATAAGTGGAGCAAGCAGCGGAATCGGCAGAGCATGTGCCGAGCTCTTTGCCGCCGGGGGTGCACGGCTCATAATCAGCTCCCGCAGTATCGCCGGCCTGAAAAAGGTCGCGGAGGAACTTTCGCGGAAGCACGGGGCAGAGGTCCACAGCCTCGAACTGGATATAAGCGACCGAAGGGCAGTACAGGACAGTATCCGGAGCCTTCCGGATGAATGGAAAGCCGTCGACATACTGATCAATAATGCCGGGCTTGCCCTTGGAATGGACAAGCTTCAGGAGGGGGAGTTTGACGACTGGGAGACAATGATCGATACCAACGTCAAAGGTCTCCTTTATCTGACCCGCACTATTGTACCGGGGATGATCGAACGCGGAGGCGGACAGGTAATAAATATCGGGTCCACCGCAGGAATCGCGGCGTATCCCCGGGGTGCGGTGTACTGCGCCACCAAGGCGGCGGTAAAAATCCTGAGTGACGGTTTACGCATGGATACGGTGGACCAGCCGATACGGGTCAGCAATATTCAGCCCGGAATGGTGGAGACCAATTTCAGCAATGTCCGTTTCAAGGGAGATGAACAGAAGGCTGCCTCCGTGTACCGGGGAATCGAAGCCCTCAGACCGGAGGATATCGCGGATATCGCCCTCTATGCCGCATCGGTACCGGAACACGTCCAGATCTGCGAGGTTACAGTGACCCCCACAAACCAGGCAACGGGGGGAGTGATGTACAAGAGGTCCTGA